AGTATTCTGACTTATCTTTACCCCAAAACCTTCTCATACTTTGGAAATACTCTCCTCCTACACTCTATTCGAATGGTCACTTGCTTTTTTAGCGGCTTTTATCATTGGTATGTCTAAGGCTGGGCTTAAGGGCATCGACATCATGAATGTGACCCTCATGGCTTTGGTTTTTGGCAGTAAAGAAAGCACTGGCATTGTGCTACCGCTACTTTGCGTGGCGGATATATTTGCTGTTTGGTATTACCGCCGAGATGCGGAGTGGGGTCATTTTAAGAAACTCATGCCTTGGATGATTTTTGGGGTACTTATCGGGGTTTTCGTTGGTAAAGATTTGGACGAAAACCTGTTCAAGAGAATCATGGCTGTCATAATCGTGGTTTCTTCTATCATCATGATTTGGTGGGAGCGATCAAAAACCAAGCATCTCCCACAAGGAATGTGGTTTGCTGGTCTTACAGGAACAGCGGCGGGAATAACGACAATGCTTGGTAACTTGGCGGGAGCATTTTCTAATATCTACTTTTTAGTTTTGAGAATGCCTAAGAATCAATTCATTGGCACTGCTGCTTGGCTGTTTTTGTTCATTAATTTATTTAAGCTTCCATTTCATATTTTTTCTTGGGAAACAGTAAATTCATCTTCTATCAAGATAGATTTAGTACTTGTTCCCATCTTGCTTTTGGGTTTTTGGACAGGTCTAAAAATAGTAGATCGCATCAAAAACGATGATTACCGCAAACTGGTTTTGGCTCTTACCTTACTTGGCGGAATTGTAATATTCTTTAGATAGAAATTTGCTAATTTTAAATAGCAAGTAAAATTTCAGTCAAAAAACTCGTTACTAAAATAAACCCTATATTTGATTTTAAAATATTTTAATAAATCAACCATGCGAAAGCCCCTACTTTTATTTAGCCTTTTTCTATGTTCGGTGGTGAGCTTAATAGCTCAAAACAACATCATTCCTGCACCAGTGTCTTATGAAAACAACATGGACATGTTTATGGTAGACAATAGTATTTTTCTCGATGACCGTACCAATGACGCCACTGCCCATGCATATGCCGACGATCTACTTGCCTATCTAAATAGAGCAAGTATAAACACTTCTTTCAAAAAAGTGGATTCCTTGTCTCAACAGCAAAAAGCTATCAGATTTGAATTGGAGTCGAATGAATTATTGGGCAATGAAGGCTACGAACTGGAAGTAAAAGAACTTAGTGTTAATATCAAGGCAAATAAGCCTGCAGGAATTTTTAACGCCATCCAGACTTTAAAACAACTTTTGCCACGAGAGTTTGAATCGATAGAGAACCCAATGGGCTTCGGTATGATAATGGGTTGCAAGATTGTTGATTACCCACGCCTTGAATGGAGAGGTTTAATGCTAGATGTGAGCAGGCACTTTTTTACCGTGGAAGAAGTAAAAGACTATTTACTGACCATGTCTAAGTATAAATTCAATGTGATGCACTGGCACTTGACAGACGACGAAGGCTGGAGAATAGAGATTAAATCATTGCCAAAACTTACGGAGGTAGGAGCGTGGAGAGTACCTCGTTATGGTAAATTTGGTGAAGGTAGAGCCTATCCAAAAGAAGGTGAAAAAGCAACGGAAGGAGGGTTTTATACCCAAGAAGAGATCAAAGAAGTAGTGGCTTACGCCAAAACATTGAACATTACCATTGTACCCGAGATAGACATGCCAGGGCATAGCATGGCTGCTTTGGCCGCTTATCCTGAGTTATCTGTAGATAAGGAGCCAAAATTTGTAAACCCGGGAGCGAAGTTTGCCGAGTGGCCAGCTGGCGGAGGTTTTTATATGTTGATTGACAATACGCTTAATCCTACGGACGAGAAAGTCTATGATTTTGTAGATAAAGTATTTACCGAAGTAGCAGAACTTTTCCCAAGCGAGTATATTCACATGGGTGGTGATGAGTGCTACCATGGGTATTGGGAGAAAAGCCCCGAAGTACAGAAGTTCATGAAGAAAAATAAAATAGCCGACACGCACGAGTTGCAGAGCTACTTCGTAACGAGGGTTCAAAAAATCATCAATTCCAAAGGTAAAAAGATGATCGGTTGGGACGAAATCCTAGAAGGTGGACTTGCCGAGGGTGCAGCTGTGATGAGCTGGAGAGGTATGAAAGGCGGCATAGAAGCTGCTAAAATGGGACATAAAGTTGTGATGTCGCCCACCACTTATGCCTACATCGATTATTCGCAAGGAGATCATTCGGTGGAGTTTCCTATTTACAGTGATCTATATTTGAAAAAAGCCTATGAATTTGAGCCAGTTCCGGCAGGGGTAGATAGCAATATGATCATGGGTGGTCAGGCCAATTTATGGACCGAACAAATCAAAACTTTGGATTATGCTTATTACATGACTTATCCACGTGCTTTGGCCAATATTGAAGCTACTTGGAGTCCAAAATCTAAGCGTGACTGGAATAGTTTTGTCAATAGACTTGAGGCTCATTTTCCTCGATTTGAAGCAGCTCAAAAGAACATCAGCAAGGCGGTTTA
This portion of the Spirosomataceae bacterium TFI 002 genome encodes:
- a CDS encoding hexosaminidase, with amino-acid sequence MRKPLLLFSLFLCSVVSLIAQNNIIPAPVSYENNMDMFMVDNSIFLDDRTNDATAHAYADDLLAYLNRASINTSFKKVDSLSQQQKAIRFELESNELLGNEGYELEVKELSVNIKANKPAGIFNAIQTLKQLLPREFESIENPMGFGMIMGCKIVDYPRLEWRGLMLDVSRHFFTVEEVKDYLLTMSKYKFNVMHWHLTDDEGWRIEIKSLPKLTEVGAWRVPRYGKFGEGRAYPKEGEKATEGGFYTQEEIKEVVAYAKTLNITIVPEIDMPGHSMAALAAYPELSVDKEPKFVNPGAKFAEWPAGGGFYMLIDNTLNPTDEKVYDFVDKVFTEVAELFPSEYIHMGGDECYHGYWEKSPEVQKFMKKNKIADTHELQSYFVTRVQKIINSKGKKMIGWDEILEGGLAEGAAVMSWRGMKGGIEAAKMGHKVVMSPTTYAYIDYSQGDHSVEFPIYSDLYLKKAYEFEPVPAGVDSNMIMGGQANLWTEQIKTLDYAYYMTYPRALANIEATWSPKSKRDWNSFVNRLEAHFPRFEAAQKNISKAVYDPVVKVKEIDGELVVRLSSETPNVDIFYTYDNSFPNQYRDKATGDIVIPEGDLSLKVVTYRNGRQLGRMLSIPRADLVKRSKQEKFQF